Genomic DNA from bacterium:
GGCAAGTTTACAAAAATTCTATCTCACAAACAATGTTTTTCAAGTTTGCTAAAAATTAAAAATCATCTAATATTTAGAGATATTCGACGTCGTTTTATGGCTTCTTGAACAGACCATTTTCTATATCTTTTATGATCATATTTCTCAGTAATTCTAAACTTACCTTTACGATATTAATTGCGAATTTAAGCTACAATATTTTCGACTGAGTTCTCGTGCTAGAGTAAAAACAAACAGAGATAACAGAAATTTCTGAATATCTTAGCGATTTGAAAGTCACTTACGCTTTTAAAAATAGAATTTCAGTCGATTGCTTTTGGCTACGGTTAGTCATTTGTTATAGTATGGGCGTTAAAATTTTCAACACGTTTTGATTCATTTAGTATATAAGTAGAATAATCGTCCTTTAGCATTTATGCGTTTTCATATATTATAGTAATTTGATTTTAACTGTAGGATACACCGTTGCATTTCAACGATCCAGATTGATACGCAAGATACAACGTCTCTTAATCTTAAAAATCACAGTAATACCTTCATGCAAATCTATTTGGTTAGTAGAATTGAAATTTTGCCGTTTCACGAATGATAGAGATGACAGTGTAAGCACCTATAACAAGTAGATTTACTTTGAATAGCTTAATCGTTTAAGATAGCAATTAAAATCACGACTATTTCAACTAGATTTCACAGTAAATTTCTCACCCACTTTCCAAACACAATCCCCCGCCAATATCGCCCGTCGTAAGCCTTTTTACCGGCAATCATGGCATCAAAATCATCCCTTAGCGAAGATCGTATTACCCCCCCCGAACGCTCAATCGAAGAACTCAGTTGCTTGCGAAATGCATCCGGGTGTGTACGAACCCAATGCTCTTCCGGCGTTACAAAACCCATCTTGTCACGACGTTGAATGATACCGTCCGGCACGTAACCTCTCATACTGTCACGCAATACACGTTTGGTCGTTGCATCCGAAATTTTATGATCGGATGGCAACGATAAGGTAAATTCCACCAACCGATAATCCAAAAAGGGAACCCGCGCTTCGATAGAATGCGCCATCGAATTACGATCCTCCCAATGCAATAGCATCGGTAAATTGGTACGTGTCAATTGAACGCGAAGCGCTGTATTTACATCCGGTTTAAATTCTCCATATTGTTGCCGCCAATGTATTGAACGTGCTCCGAGTTTTTCCATGTCAAACCAATCATTGGACGATTGGCTATCCGACGGCATGAACGGCATCCATGCGTTAGGTATAAGCGCTCCTATCAATCGCCGTAAGACAGCACCGCGGTTGACATGACCTTCGCGGATAGTTTTTTGTATTTCACGAACTAACCGAATCCAGCGCCCGCGTACCATGAGCTCCGCTAAACGCGTCCCATAAAACGGATAGTAACCGGCCAACTGCTCATCCGAACCCTGACCGTCCAGCATCACCGTTACACCGCCGGATTTGGCCAATCGAAAAACATGCCATTGCGCGTAGATACTCGCTGAACCAAACGGTTCGTCCTGATGCCAGAGCAAGGTATCCAACGTATCAAACAGCGTTTCAAAATCCGGATAAACATGATGCGCTTCGACACGAATGGCACGAATCACTTCTTCCGCATAACGGCTTTCATCGTAAGCCTTCTCCCGCGCATACGCTGAAAAAGTTTTTTGTAATACTGTCGTACTCTGCGTGGATAGCATGTCATGCAACAAACAAACAATCGAGGACGAATCCAATCCGCCGGAGAGACACGAGCCTACCGGCACATCGGAGCGCAACCGCAAACGTACCGCATCCGTAAAAATATTTAAAAACTGTTTTGTCGCATCCTCATACGTACCGTCAAACTGTGTATCCGGAAACGAATACCAACGACGTTTTTCCAATCGTACGTTTTGCCCCTCGTACGTGATCTCCGCGCACTCTCCTCCGCGAAGCTGCAAAACCCCGTCGTACATGGTTTCATCTGTATGATCAGAAATCGCATAACCCAAAAAATCGGCTACGCGTTGTCCATTCATCGAATATCGCCACCCCGGCAAAACGGAGAACTGCTTGATTTCGCTGGCGAATGCAAATCCTCCATCCGTTGTTTGATAATAATACAGGGGCTTAACACCAAAACGATCCCGCGCAGCAAAAGTACGTTTGGTCAGCGTATCATAAAGAACAAACGCCCACATACCATTGAAACGATGAAGGCATTCCGTTCCCCAATAATCGTACGCCGCAAGGACCACTTCCGTATCCGTTTTGGATGCAAACACATATCCTACCGCCTCCAGCTCACGACGCAATTCGATGTAATTATATACTTCCCCGTTATACGTGATCCAATAACGTTCATTTTTATAACTCATCGGCTCACGGCCTGCGTTGCTGAGATCTATGATAGCAAGACGACGTTGGCCGAGCCACACACGATTCCCATCAAAACCATTATGCCCGTCACCGTCCGGTCCGCGATATGAAACAATATCGGTCATACGCTGAATCAGCGCACCGTCCGTCGGCTTCGTATTGATAAGCGCCGCTATTCCGCACATCGCTGAAAATACTCCGTTTTGTGATTAACTTGCTTCTGGCTGGACGTCACGATCATAACTTCGCGGCACTCCTTTTTCGTTTTCCGCGGCATGCGCGCGTTCGTGAATTGCTTTTTTCGCCAATATATCACGTTTGACGTGCGACCACTGCCGGGGTTTGAGCATCACAAATACAACACTGTACAATACTCGTTTAACCGAAGCCGGCAACTCGATCAAGACAAAAAACATCACTAATGCCAATCCGTTACACATAGAGATTGTTCGCAAATGACGCCGCGCATTTTCACGCAAAAGACGGATCTGGCGGGGACTGTCAAAAAACGCAGTATATAGCATGATATTTTTTAAATAAAAAAAAAGCCGCCGGGTCCAAAATAAATGTCGGCAAACAGCACGAAAAAATGACGTCCCTAATTCAGGCTTTAAAATCAATGCGACGTGCTGCAATGAACGAATCCCTGTTTCCCACAGATACCACCCGGAATATAACGTATTCTCGGTATGGTTGGGCGAATACGAACTGATCAACGGCAACGAAAGAAACGGTTTGGATAAATTACCGCTTTTCATGGCTAAAAAAGCAATATGCGTTTGCGGCCAATACGACTGTGCGATCAATGCATCATCACCCGGTTTTAACCCCTGCCGAGCATGTTCGGTGCGAATCGCAAAAACACCGGCATTACCCATATAATAAAAATAGTGCTCGGCGGCCGATTCCAACGTCATAAGGCTTTCGTGCCCTATGAGTTTCCATTGATCAAACATCACTACAGAAAAATCTTCCCGCGTTGTCAGATGATGCATGATTTCAGGAAGCATATCTTCAGCCAGAATATCGTCATCACCAAATGCCATCCAAAACTGTCCACGGCTTTGATGAAACGTTTGTATCATATTTCGGATGGCACCGATATTTTCCGAATTGCGTACATAACGAATCGCTACATTTGTTTGTGCGCTCATCGCCTTTACGACAACACCGGTATCATCCGTAGAACAATTATCCGAAACGATAATTTCGACGGACTGGGTAAAATCAAATTTTTCGGCTTGATGTATAATACTCTCAAGCAGTGCTTTCAGAAATCCGGAGCGATTCCATGTCGGTACACCGATAGAGAGAATTATATTATTTTTCATTATGCACGTATCCTTACCGAACGAACAACCCAAATCAAAAAAACAATCAACATCATCGCTTCACCGATGCTGTATAAGATTACGGCGGTATAAGCCGAGCCGGAGGTCACACCGATACCGATCATGGCCGCACGTATCGCAAAACTTAGAAGTGAAATAACAAAATGCGTACGCTGCTTGCGAATCACCGACGAAATCATGCTTACGGGTGACGCGACAAGGTTTACTGCAATCGCTATCACAAGGTACCGGGCGTATTCGCCGGCATCCCTCCACGCGGCACCAAAAATCCATTCGAATAACCAAGGACCGGCGGTCACAATGATAATCAAAAACGGGAGCGAAAAAAAGGACAGAAACTTAATGTTATTGATCACAAACGAACGCAAAAGTGCCGCATCCTCACTTAGTTT
This window encodes:
- the asnB gene encoding asparagine synthase (glutamine-hydrolyzing); the encoded protein is MCGIAALINTKPTDGALIQRMTDIVSYRGPDGDGHNGFDGNRVWLGQRRLAIIDLSNAGREPMSYKNERYWITYNGEVYNYIELRRELEAVGYVFASKTDTEVVLAAYDYWGTECLHRFNGMWAFVLYDTLTKRTFAARDRFGVKPLYYYQTTDGGFAFASEIKQFSVLPGWRYSMNGQRVADFLGYAISDHTDETMYDGVLQLRGGECAEITYEGQNVRLEKRRWYSFPDTQFDGTYEDATKQFLNIFTDAVRLRLRSDVPVGSCLSGGLDSSSIVCLLHDMLSTQSTTVLQKTFSAYAREKAYDESRYAEEVIRAIRVEAHHVYPDFETLFDTLDTLLWHQDEPFGSASIYAQWHVFRLAKSGGVTVMLDGQGSDEQLAGYYPFYGTRLAELMVRGRWIRLVREIQKTIREGHVNRGAVLRRLIGALIPNAWMPFMPSDSQSSNDWFDMEKLGARSIHWRQQYGEFKPDVNTALRVQLTRTNLPMLLHWEDRNSMAHSIEARVPFLDYRLVEFTLSLPSDHKISDATTKRVLRDSMRGYVPDGIIQRRDKMGFVTPEEHWVRTHPDAFRKQLSSSIERSGGVIRSSLRDDFDAMIAGKKAYDGRYWRGIVFGKWVRNLL
- a CDS encoding glycosyltransferase family 2 protein produces the protein MKNNIILSIGVPTWNRSGFLKALLESIIHQAEKFDFTQSVEIIVSDNCSTDDTGVVVKAMSAQTNVAIRYVRNSENIGAIRNMIQTFHQSRGQFWMAFGDDDILAEDMLPEIMHHLTTREDFSVVMFDQWKLIGHESLMTLESAAEHYFYYMGNAGVFAIRTEHARQGLKPGDDALIAQSYWPQTHIAFLAMKSGNLSKPFLSLPLISSYSPNHTENTLYSGWYLWETGIRSLQHVALILKPELGTSFFRAVCRHLFWTRRLFFYLKNIMLYTAFFDSPRQIRLLRENARRHLRTISMCNGLALVMFFVLIELPASVKRVLYSVVFVMLKPRQWSHVKRDILAKKAIHERAHAAENEKGVPRSYDRDVQPEAS